The following is a genomic window from Spirosoma foliorum.
CGCTCGCTGTTAGTCAGATAACGAATTAATCTTCCTCTTTTAACTCAACTTCAGCCATGTATATTGGAGTTTTAGGCGCTATTGCCACCAACGATCTGCTCTCGGAATCGGCCAGGCAACAGTTGGGTACCTATCCAAAAGGTCAAGGGTGGGCTCCACTGATCAGTAATCTCATTCATGAGTATCTGGCGCGCGGCTATAAAGTGCTGGCCATTACGACCGATGCTCAGCTGGATGATGATGAACCACCATTTGTCTATGATGATGGTCAGCTAACGTATGTTGTTATACCAGGACGTAAACGTACGTTTCGGCCCAATGGCTGGAGACTCGGGCGCACTATCGATTTTTATCAATATGAGCGCAGCAGAATTCTAAAGGTGTTAAAGAAGTATAAGCCCGATGTTGTTCATGCACACTGGACATATGAATTTGCCTTGGCAGCACTCACGTACACCCCCAATGCGCTTATAACGGTACATGATAATGCCCAAATCATTTACAAGTACGTGCCTACACTGGAGCGTTTCTTTATGCTTCTTTTAGCACGTTATGTTTTCCAGAAAGGACGTTGGTTCACGGCAGTATCACCTTATATGGCTGAATCGGTGCAAAAGTGGGTAAAACTACCAGTAGCCGTTGTGCCCAATCCAGTGATTATCCCATCGAAACAATTGGGATCAGCCATACCTAATGCACCTGTTATCAGCATTGTTGTCAATGGTTGGGATGAACGTAAGAATTGTAAAACGGCTCTATTAGCGTTTAAAGCTATTCAGCAGCGTCATCCTAAAGCTATTCTTTGGGGGTTTGGAACGGCCTTTGATCCAGAAGCACAGGCGGCCGCTTTTTGTCGCGAACACCAGATTCAAAACGTTGTGCTTTTTGGTCATACGCATCAGGCTAAAGTCCTAGAGAAAGTGGGACAGAGCACAATCCTGCTCCATGCATCACTCGAAGAATCATTTGGAATGGTACTGGCCGAAGCAATGAGCTATGGTGTTCCGGTTGTGGCCGGAAAAAATAGCGGAGCCGTGCCCTGGGTGGTCGAAGATGGGGGTATACTGGTTGATGTGACAAACATTGATGCAATTAGTAATGCCGTAGATAAGCTTCTGTCGGACTCTGCACTCTATGAAAAACTATCGACCAGAGCTGCTCAGATCATAAAAACACGATTTCAAATTCAACGAGTGGCTGATAAATACATCGCTCTCTACGAGCGGTGTATGGGAAAGTCAGAACAAATTGAGCAACCTGATTTAAAGTTGATTGGGTAATCTATACCTAAATCGATACAACCACCCAAAGCCAGTTAGTACGGGCAGTCGCATCTGAAATGCAGGCTCTATCCTGCTTATTACTATATCAATAACCGTTAAAACCAATTAACGTATGCCAACTGTCAAACACATTATTTCCAGTCTACTGCTCCTGTTGGGCTTGGCTGTGGTTATTGTTGCCTGTAAGAAAAGCCCGGATGATCCTGCACCGGTTGTAAAGCCAACTCCCACAACAACCATAACTAGTATCGATCCGGCGACTGCGCCGGTTGGCAGCACCATTGCCATAAACGGAACAAACTTCAATACCACCCCTGGTAGTAATACCATTGTAATTGGTGGCGTAGTGGCTACGGTAGTTTCGGCTACCGATACGCGCCTGGTCGTTGTTGTACCCGCTGGTGCTACAAGTGGCCCTATTTCGGTAACGGCTAACGGACAGACGGCTCAGGCTTCAACCACGTTTACGGTTGCTACTCCTGCACTTAAACCGGTAAAAGAAGTGTCGGGAACTACATTTGCCAATCTGAGCTGGAAAAAGGACACGATTTATTTGTTGCGGGGGCTGGTATATATTCCAGCCGACTATACACTGACTATCGAGGCTGGAACGGTAATCAGGGGGGCTGGACCTGAGCGAGACCCCACTGGCACGAATCATGCCGGTGCCCTGATTGTTGAACGAAGAGGTAAAGTAATTGCTCAGGGAACGGCGTCTCAACCCATCGTATTTACTTCGGCCAAAGCTGTTGGTCAACGTAATTATGGCGATTGGGGTGGTGTTGTTCTAATTGGAAAAGCGCCTATTAATCAGCTTGGTACAACGCCTGTTCCAAATGGCGTTCGGGGAACAGTTGAAACCTATGGTGAGCCGTTAGATAACTCCGGCACCCTACAATACGTGCGTATCGAATATGCCGGGGCTACCCAGCCTACCACGCCCGTAACCAGACTCAGTGGACTCTCGTTGCTTGGAGTAGGTTCTGGTACCACTATCGACCATGTCCAGATCTCGTATAGTGGGGGCGATGGTTTTTCGTGGTTTGGTGGTTCGGTAAACTTAAAAAACTTGTTTGCCTACCGCAGCTTCGACGACGACTGGAGTGTAGACTGGGGGTATGTAGGCAATGTGCAGTTTGGCGTTGCTCTTCGCGACCCAGATGTGGCCGATCAGTCTGGCTCGAACGGGTTTGAGGTAGAGAACTACTCACCCACAGAAACTACGGATGTTACAGCTGTGACTCTAGTTAACGGACTGACCCAGGCTGCTCCAGTCTTTGCCAATATGAGCAATTTCGCGTTTAATACAACGCCTACAACAACCAATACGGCAAAAGGCACGGGAGCCTATCAGTCGGGTATTTATCTGCGCCGAAACAGTGCCATTAGTATTTATAACTCCGTTGTGTATGGGTATCCAGTAGGGGTAACGCTCAACGGATCTGGAACTGGCCTGACAAGTGGTACTATTGATTTAAAAGGAGTTGTATTGGCTAACGTGTTAACGCCTATAGCAGGTACAGGTAGCATTTCTACCGACCAGGCTTCAGCGTATTTCACGGCAGCCGAGCGAAGTAATCAGATTGTTCAGGCATCTAATCTGGCATCTCTGCTGATAAATGGAGCTAATTTCACCCTTACTGCCCCTAATTTCTTACCGCAAGCGCTTTCCCCTTTATTAGGATCAGGAACATCGGGTGGAAAATTAATCAACTCGTTCTTCACCCAGGTTGCCTACCGCGGAGCGTTTGGTTCAGATAACTGGATTTCAGGCTGGACAAACGTTGACCCTCAAAATAAAGATTATGATCGTTAATAGTCGATCACTTGCATTGATCAATCGACATAGTAGTGAACCAGTGCAATAAGGTGATATGGTGCAATTGGTCAAGTCGTCTCATTTTGAGACGACTTGCTTTTTTCTGTATTTACTGTCAATCTGTTATGGTGTAGTGTAGAATAAGCAGATTTACCCGTTATGTGCCTATAAAAAGCAAATAACTTCTTTAGGTTAATTTGGTGATTGAACCGTTGGTCGGCAAAGGTGGATTGTTCCTGAGTCAGCCGGGCACGGTTTTTCGGGTCGAAATAGTGAATAATCTCATCGGTTAGTGTGCTCACGTCGGAACCACGAAGTAGTCCAAATTCCTGAGGTAACATCTCGGGAATTCCACCTACAGGCAGTGCGAGAACTGGTGTTTTCACGGCTAACGCTTCTATAATAGAATAGGGACAATTATCATTTAGAGATGTATGAACATATAGGTCCGACTGCGCTACCAGTTTCCAGGGAGCATCATACTGCCCATAAAAATGCACTTGTCCAGAAAGGCCCAGCGATACCGCTAATTGTTCATAGTCAACACGTTTTGGACCATCGCCGATGAGCCAGATCGTAAAATTAACGATGCCTCGTTTACAAAGTTCGTGCCCAATCTGAAGTAGTAATTGTTGGTTTTTCCGTTCGTCGACGTAGCCAACATTGCTAATCCTGAACTGGTCGGAGGGAAGCCGGGTTAATTGGGCAGCTGTAGCTTTTAAGTTTACAGCATTGTAGAGAATTAGCTTATTGATAGTAGTTGGTAAAAGGTGTTTTGATTTTATATAGGCGTACTCTGAGCTAAATACGTAGTTTTTTATTTTTGATAACAGATACCTATACCAGTTCGTAAGGCGGGCTGTAGCCCAGGATTTTAGTGAAAAACGAAGGACTAACTCTGTTACTGGGTCGTCATTGAAATGGCAGCTAAGAACCACAGGTACTTGTTTGCTAAGAGCCAGCCAGGCAGCCACCCCCGACCGGGCGTCCTGGGCATGAATGAGGTCAAAATTGGTTTGACGAAATTTACGGGTAGACAGATATACGCCTGTAAAATAGGCAAATTCTTCATATGCAGCTTGGCAAGTACCACCCAGCAGTCGTGCAATACGCTTCATTATACCTAAGCCTTTACGCCAGACAACAGGTGTATGTGATGAATCTACAATCTGAACGCCCATACCGGCTTCCTTCAGATCGTTGGCTAATGTTTGGTAGGAAGTAACAACCCCTGAAGGAGAAGATGATATTAGATAAGTAGCAATTAATACATTCATTAGGGTTAAAAATGGGGATAGTGGAACTGATGACTCTTAATGGATAATAAATAGATAATGCGTCTGGTTAATCTGCATTTATCAGGTATTAACAGGACTTTCCCTTAGCTAGTAAAAACGATATGCCCAGGCGCTAATTAGTTAAATTAACTATCCCGGCTACCATCCAGATATCGAAGACAGGACTAAAAATAACCATTTTAAGAGGATACGTAAGTAATTTTTACACATATACATCTCAAGGCCAAGCGTGTTTTTTGCTAAGTTATCTAAGTGCGAGGTAAACAAGGGAGCCGTATTGATCAATATTATACGTTTTCTAAATTAGTTCAGATTTTCTAAAATAGAAAAAATGTACCCGCAAATTTGAATAGTTAGTGACTTCCTATCCAATGAGATATGACTATGTGGAGTTGCTACATTTGACTGGAGACGGATTTTAAGCACATTTGGGGTAAACCGAAAGTACCTATGAAGAAAAGACGGATTTTTGACGAAGCCTTTAGGGGAATGGCACGCCCCGGCGTACCGGTTGAGTTGCGTATGCAAAGGACTCAATTCAGAAGGTAGCCGCTTCGGCGGTCCGACCGTGAACTGTGTGTCGATTCGTTGCGAATCAGCAAATGGAGGCAGCACCATAAAAAAACGTGCGACTTTTATCTACTAATACGGCACTCAATGACGAACAGCACAGATCAAAAGGCTATAGCGTGAGCTTAGAGAAGCTCAATTAGAAGGCGATATATTAGAAAAGGAATTGGGCAGCTTCTCCAGTAGCGCCGGGAGGCATTCCGATTTAGGCTGACCCTGAATAACGGCTATTCGTATCCCTTCTGATTGGCAATCTAAGGTTCATTCAAGGTCTCTGACTAGTAGAAATTCAAGTTTAGTGCATTTGCTGGTAGCGTAGCTGGAGAGTCATTGAGCTAGTTTCTTATTTGGTAACAAGTGCGCTGGCTGCTACTATCAATTTTGTCAATAAAAAATAATCAATGCAGTACCGCCAATTAGGGAAGACCGACCTCAACGTATCACTATTGAGTTTTGGCGCATCTCCGCTGGGAAATGTTTTTAATGAAGTATCAGAAACGGAAAGTATCCGTGCGGTACATACGGCCATCGATCAAGGCATTAATTTCTTTGATGTAGCTCCCTTTTACGGGGATACATTGGCTGAAACGCGGTTAGGAAAAGCGTTAAAGAATAAACGGGATTCTGTTTTTGTGGCCACCAAATGTTGCCGATATGGAAATGGAGTCTTCGATTTTTCCTACGAGCGGGTGCTGCAAAGCATCGACGAGTCGCTGGAGCGGTTACAGGTAGATTATGTAGACCTACTGACTGTCCATGACATCGAGTTTGGTGATCGGCAACAGGTGTTGACCGAGGCTATTCCGGCCGCTCTTGCCGTTAAAGAGATAGGTAAAGCGCGCTATGTCGGTTTTTCGGGATTACCGGTACGGTATCTGGCTCAAATTGCCCGACAAGTAGACGTCGATACCGTTTTATCCTGGGGCCACTATACGCTGCTGGAAGATGAAATCAACGACGAACTAGTACCCCTTTCAATAGAAAAAGGGTTTGGGCTGATGAATGCCGCTCCCCTGATGCAGCGAATTTTGTCCGCTGCTCCAATTCCCTCCTGGCAAAGTTCCCCCCAGGCCGTGAAAGACATACAGCCCAAATTAGTTGCCTTGTGTAACGAATACGGGCTGGCGTTGAGCGACGTAGCATTGAATTATGCCGTACAGCATCCGGTGATTGCGACAACCATCGTGGGAATGTCGGAGCAGCGGCAGGTCGAGCAGAATCTGCGGGCGCTTCAGATCCAGATACCCAATGAATTACTTCAGCGTATCGAAACACTGGTTGCTCCGGTGAAAAATCAGATGTGGTTTGAGGGAAAACCAGAGAATAATATTCCTAAATCGAACGGTCAACATGAATAAACAACCTGCGCTGGTGCTCGTAGAGCCCGGAAAAACGGAAATACGCGACATCGACATACCCACGCCTGGCCCGGAAGACGTCCTATTACAGGTCAATAGGGTTGGATTCTGCGGGGGCGACCTCAACGGATTCCGGGGACTGTTCGAACTACAGGAATACCCGAATGTACTGGGCCACGAAGTGGGCGCTACGGTCCTGGAAACGGGCAGCCAGGTGCCGGGCCAATTCCAGCCCGGTATGCATGTTACGTTAAATCCGTATCTGAATTGTGGCGTTTGTCTTTCCTGCCGAAAAGGGCGACCAAACGCCTGTCAGGATAATAAAACGATGGGCGTTCGCCGACCCGGCGCAATGACCCATCTGATTAGCGTTCCCTGGCAAAAGCTGCACAGTTCGGCTCTCTTATCCGTTCGGGAACTTGCCTTGGTTGAGCCACTGACGGTAGGTTTTCACGCTGTAGGCCGGGGTAGGGTTGCTACGGGCGAAAAAGTAGCCGTAATTGGTTGCGGTATCGTGGGCATGGGAGCCGTAGCCGCTGCGGTTCATCGGGGGGCTGAGGTGATCGCGATCGACATCGACGAGGCCAAGATGCGCACAGCGAAACTGGCCGGAGCTGCCCATACTATCAATACCACCCAAGTTGATCTGCACGAGGCCCTGATGAGCATCACCAACGGGGACGGTCCTGACGTAGTGATCGAAGCGGTCGGTAATTCAGCTACGTACCGGGCTGCCGTCGATGAGGTGGCTTATACAGGACGGGTGGTTTACATTGGATATGCCAAAAAGCCGGTCGATTATAATACGGGGACATTCGTTCGGAAAGAGATTGAAATTTTGGGTTCCCGCAATTGCCTGGGTGAATTTCCAGAGGTGATCGATTACCTGGAAAAGGGCAAATTCCCGATAGACGCGGTTATTAGCCGGGTTGTGTCGTTGGATGAAGCCGGGGCAGCGCTGGCTGACTGGTCGGAGAACCCTGGTCCGATCACAAAAATTATGGTCGATTTTGATACCTCCGCGAATTGATGAAATCTGCCATGAAATCCTGTGTTACCATCGCACTGGTTCCTGACATCAAAACTGGCCCCTGGATTTATTGGGATGATCTGGAAATCAGTATGGCGAAAGCAGCCAAGCTGGGTTTCGACGCCATTGAGTTATTTACGCCATCCGCCGACACGATCAGCTCCAGTTGGTTACTTGAGCTGACCCGTCGATTTGGCCTAACTGTAGCGGCTGTGGGAACCGGTGCCGGGAAGGTACTGCATGGCCTCACATTGACGGACCCCGATCCGCAGATCCGGGCCAAGGCCGTCGCGTTCATTGCGGACATGATGTCTTTTGGGGCAACCGTCGGCGCTCCTGCCATTATTGGTTCCATGCAGGGAAACGTAGCGCCGGGCACCGAAAAAGTACAGGCGTTAGGTTGGCTGGCTGATGGGTTGACTACCCTGGATCAGACGGCCCAAAAACTGGGTGTACCCTTGATTTACGAACCCCTGAACCGCTACGAAACCAACCTGATCAATGACCTCCAGGCCGGGGTTGACTTCATTCGCTCACTGGGTACCAAACAGGTGGTGTTGCTGGCGGATCTGTTTCATATGAATATCGAAGAGGCTTCGTTGGCCGATAGTATCCGCGCAGCGGGCTCGTACATTGGTCATGTTCACTTTGCCGATAGCAACCGGCGACCGATTGGTTTGGGACATACGTCAATGGATTCGGTAGCCGCAGCCCTCCGGGAAATTGGGTATTCCGGTTATATTTCAGCCGAAGCGTTTCCTTATCCAGACCCTGACCGGGCGGCTCAGCAAACCATCCGGTCGTTTCAAACCTACTTTGGCCCATCTTCTACCTAGTAAATACAACTTACTCTTAAGCTTTATGCAGCGATTTTGTTTGGCTCTCGACCTCAAAGATGATCCTGAATTAATTGCCGACTATGAACGCTGGCATGCTAAAGGATCTGGCTGGCCGGAAGTGCGAGCCAACGATCTGAACGCGGGAATCCTGGATCTTCAGATTTACCGAACTGGTAACCGGATGTTCATGATTCTGGAAACGGACGACCAATTCACTTTTGAAAAGAAAAAGGAAATGGATGCCGATAACCCGCACGTGCAGGAATGGGAACGGCTTATGTGGACGTTTCAGCAGCCGCTTCCCTGGGCCAAAGCTGGCGAAAAATGGGTGCTCATGGACCAGATTTTTCAGTTTGAAAAATAAGCAACTAATTGGCTGGTAACCTGATACACTTATGAAACAAGGGTTTTATAAGAATTGATATTACCCTAGTTCAAAAGCAATGAAGGTTTTGTTTACCAGTTGCTATCAAACCAATTTATCTAATTGATTTGATAGCAACTGGTAAACGTCTATTCGCTCCGTAAAGATTTTACTGGGTTCATTTGAGCGGCTTTCACGCTCTGGAAACTCACCGTTAATAGCACAACGGCTACCGTGGCCAACAGCGACAGTAGAAACATGAACGGATTTAGGGAAATCTTGTACGTAAAATTGGCCAACCAGTTAGTCATCACCCACCAGCCTACGGGTGCAGCCAGCAAAAAAGCGATACCGATCAATCGCACAAACTCCTGGCTGAACAGCCATAGAATACTGCCTACACTAGCTCCTAAGACTTTACGCACGCCAACCTCCTTCCTGCGTTGCACCACCATGAACAGGACCAGGCCGTACAAACCCATACTGCCTATCAACAAGGCAACCCCAGTGAAAAAGTTGATCAGACTGCCCATGGTCTGTTCTTGTTGATAAGCCTTCTGGAGTTGCTGCTCCACAAATTCTGACTCGAAAAAGCTATCTGGATAAACCTGGTTATAGGTCTGCTCTATCTGCCGCAGTGCCCGGCTGTAGTTGGGCGAGCTAAGTTGAATATTGGCTGAATAGAATCCACTTGCTAACGTAGTCATAAACAACGGGGTTACTCCTTGTCTGAGATCCAGCTGATTGTAATCCCTTAATACTCCGACAATTGCTAGTGGGGCAAAGCCTTCTTTGTGCAAGTATTTACCCAATACCTCCGCCGGTCGGCTGAAGCCCAGCCGATGCAGGAATGTCTCGTTAATGAGCGCTTCACGGGCCGTGTCGGAAGGTTGCACATTGCGTCCGGCTAGTAATTTCAGACCATACAAACCCACATAATCCGCATCAATCCAAGTCTGCTGGGGTGTATAGGGCTCTGCTTGGGGACGAGTGTCGAAACGAACCCTGGTTTGGCTGGTTGAGCCTGACTGGGGAGGGCCACTCATGGAATAGCTGAATTGACCAACATCAGGCAAGGCGGTAGCCAGCTTTCGGAATGTGCTCAGTTTAGCCAGATCCTGCGCAGGCGTATTGGGCAAATTCACCGTCAGGATAGCCGACTTTCGGAAGCCCAGATCCTTCGTTTGAACATAGCTGAGTTGATTTGCCACGACGATCAACCCGATGAGCAGTAGTTGAGAAATCGCGAACTGGCTGGTCACTAGGCCCCGCCGGAGTGAGAACCCGCCCACCTGCTGGGTGGTGAGACGCCCGGCTAAGGCGACCACAGGGCGGAAGCCGGCTACGACCAACGCAGGATATAGACCAGCTAGCAGAATGACCATTACGACCACCAGAGCTACCCACCCGATAACCGAAGGTGAAAAATAAAACGTAAACCGAAACGGGCCATGCAGGAAGCGATGAACCAGTATCTGTCCATACTGGAAGACGCCCCCCGCCAGCACCAGGGCGAGCAGGACAATGAAGGTTGTTTCGCCCATGAATTGCCAGAACAGCTGCGTTTTGGTACTGCCCAATACTTTACGAATGCCTACTTCTCGGCCCCGGTTGAGCGCTTGAGCGGTAGCTAGGTTCACAAAATTGATACTGGCCGTACCAATCAGCGACAGACCGATAAATATCAGCGATAGCAACAATCCCCGGCTTACCCCACCATACTCGGGCGATAGGTGCATTTTGCTGAACGCCATGATGGGGTAGGATGTCTCTTTGATTTGTTTGGGATTGTACTTTTTGACAAACGACAGAAGCTGCCGATTCCAATCGGTAACAGTAAAACGGTCGTTGAACAGGGCAAAACAGTGCGTACTGCCATTCGTGTTGTCAAAAGGTTGGTCTTCAGGAAGAGCGCCGAGTTGTCCCTTAAGCGATTTCCAGGAAGCCATGATTGAATAAGTTAGATCTGTATTGTCTTGATAGTCAGCAAACACTCCCACAACACGAGCGGGCGTTCGGGCGTCCAGCCGAACGACCCGGCCCACGACGCCAGTTATTCTGCCAAAGCATTTGCGAGCCATCTCAGCGCTCATGACGACGGTGCCTGGTTGGTCGAGGTCATCAGGCCCACCGGATAACCAGGTATAGTCGAAAATGCGGAAATAGGCCGGTTCAACAAAGGCCCCCTTATAGCCGCTATCCTTAATTTTCTTATCGACTCCATTGGGAACAGGCACAGCAACCAAGGGTCCGTACCACTCATCCAGCATGGCCACCTGTTCAATATCAGGGTAATTGGTGCGAATAGCCTGTCCCAATGGATACGGGACGCCCTGAATATTGAGATCACCGGCGGGCGAGGAAAAGCGCGAGGTAAATTGATAGATCCGGTTAAAATTATGATGGTGGTGGTCGGTTTGATAATGGTAGCGAACCAGGGCGAAAATCAGCAGCGCACAACCCATGGCGAGCGCCAACCCAGATACATTAATAAAAGCGTAAGCCTGGTTTTTGCTCAGATTACGCCAGGCAATTAATAGATAGTTCCGAATCATGGCAGGTTGCAAAGTATATGTGTTAGGATACTCAGATTTGTTAGAGGCTTGGCTCATTCGTTTATCAGCCAATGGCCGAATTAACCGCAGGACTGCCAGCGCATAGTACCAACGAGCCTTTGATA
Proteins encoded in this region:
- a CDS encoding glycosyltransferase, translated to MNVLIATYLISSSPSGVVTSYQTLANDLKEAGMGVQIVDSSHTPVVWRKGLGIMKRIARLLGGTCQAAYEEFAYFTGVYLSTRKFRQTNFDLIHAQDARSGVAAWLALSKQVPVVLSCHFNDDPVTELVLRFSLKSWATARLTNWYRYLLSKIKNYVFSSEYAYIKSKHLLPTTINKLILYNAVNLKATAAQLTRLPSDQFRISNVGYVDERKNQQLLLQIGHELCKRGIVNFTIWLIGDGPKRVDYEQLAVSLGLSGQVHFYGQYDAPWKLVAQSDLYVHTSLNDNCPYSIIEALAVKTPVLALPVGGIPEMLPQEFGLLRGSDVSTLTDEIIHYFDPKNRARLTQEQSTFADQRFNHQINLKKLFAFYRHITGKSAYSTLHHNRLTVNTEKSKSSQNETT
- a CDS encoding IPT/TIG domain-containing protein, with protein sequence MPTVKHIISSLLLLLGLAVVIVACKKSPDDPAPVVKPTPTTTITSIDPATAPVGSTIAINGTNFNTTPGSNTIVIGGVVATVVSATDTRLVVVVPAGATSGPISVTANGQTAQASTTFTVATPALKPVKEVSGTTFANLSWKKDTIYLLRGLVYIPADYTLTIEAGTVIRGAGPERDPTGTNHAGALIVERRGKVIAQGTASQPIVFTSAKAVGQRNYGDWGGVVLIGKAPINQLGTTPVPNGVRGTVETYGEPLDNSGTLQYVRIEYAGATQPTTPVTRLSGLSLLGVGSGTTIDHVQISYSGGDGFSWFGGSVNLKNLFAYRSFDDDWSVDWGYVGNVQFGVALRDPDVADQSGSNGFEVENYSPTETTDVTAVTLVNGLTQAAPVFANMSNFAFNTTPTTTNTAKGTGAYQSGIYLRRNSAISIYNSVVYGYPVGVTLNGSGTGLTSGTIDLKGVVLANVLTPIAGTGSISTDQASAYFTAAERSNQIVQASNLASLLINGANFTLTAPNFLPQALSPLLGSGTSGGKLINSFFTQVAYRGAFGSDNWISGWTNVDPQNKDYDR
- a CDS encoding L-rhamnose mutarotase, which encodes MQRFCLALDLKDDPELIADYERWHAKGSGWPEVRANDLNAGILDLQIYRTGNRMFMILETDDQFTFEKKKEMDADNPHVQEWERLMWTFQQPLPWAKAGEKWVLMDQIFQFEK
- a CDS encoding glycosyltransferase family 4 protein; translation: MYIGVLGAIATNDLLSESARQQLGTYPKGQGWAPLISNLIHEYLARGYKVLAITTDAQLDDDEPPFVYDDGQLTYVVIPGRKRTFRPNGWRLGRTIDFYQYERSRILKVLKKYKPDVVHAHWTYEFALAALTYTPNALITVHDNAQIIYKYVPTLERFFMLLLARYVFQKGRWFTAVSPYMAESVQKWVKLPVAVVPNPVIIPSKQLGSAIPNAPVISIVVNGWDERKNCKTALLAFKAIQQRHPKAILWGFGTAFDPEAQAAAFCREHQIQNVVLFGHTHQAKVLEKVGQSTILLHASLEESFGMVLAEAMSYGVPVVAGKNSGAVPWVVEDGGILVDVTNIDAISNAVDKLLSDSALYEKLSTRAAQIIKTRFQIQRVADKYIALYERCMGKSEQIEQPDLKLIG
- a CDS encoding zinc-binding alcohol dehydrogenase family protein gives rise to the protein MNKQPALVLVEPGKTEIRDIDIPTPGPEDVLLQVNRVGFCGGDLNGFRGLFELQEYPNVLGHEVGATVLETGSQVPGQFQPGMHVTLNPYLNCGVCLSCRKGRPNACQDNKTMGVRRPGAMTHLISVPWQKLHSSALLSVRELALVEPLTVGFHAVGRGRVATGEKVAVIGCGIVGMGAVAAAVHRGAEVIAIDIDEAKMRTAKLAGAAHTINTTQVDLHEALMSITNGDGPDVVIEAVGNSATYRAAVDEVAYTGRVVYIGYAKKPVDYNTGTFVRKEIEILGSRNCLGEFPEVIDYLEKGKFPIDAVISRVVSLDEAGAALADWSENPGPITKIMVDFDTSAN
- a CDS encoding sugar phosphate isomerase/epimerase family protein, whose amino-acid sequence is MKSCVTIALVPDIKTGPWIYWDDLEISMAKAAKLGFDAIELFTPSADTISSSWLLELTRRFGLTVAAVGTGAGKVLHGLTLTDPDPQIRAKAVAFIADMMSFGATVGAPAIIGSMQGNVAPGTEKVQALGWLADGLTTLDQTAQKLGVPLIYEPLNRYETNLINDLQAGVDFIRSLGTKQVVLLADLFHMNIEEASLADSIRAAGSYIGHVHFADSNRRPIGLGHTSMDSVAAALREIGYSGYISAEAFPYPDPDRAAQQTIRSFQTYFGPSST
- a CDS encoding FtsX-like permease family protein; its protein translation is MGRLTNSKKPNTSPPNWAAWLLSRFSPPGLEDELQGDLLEMYAYWVQTKGLSKARWYYALAVLRLIRPLADKRMSQASNKSEYPNTYTLQPAMIRNYLLIAWRNLSKNQAYAFINVSGLALAMGCALLIFALVRYHYQTDHHHHNFNRIYQFTSRFSSPAGDLNIQGVPYPLGQAIRTNYPDIEQVAMLDEWYGPLVAVPVPNGVDKKIKDSGYKGAFVEPAYFRIFDYTWLSGGPDDLDQPGTVVMSAEMARKCFGRITGVVGRVVRLDARTPARVVGVFADYQDNTDLTYSIMASWKSLKGQLGALPEDQPFDNTNGSTHCFALFNDRFTVTDWNRQLLSFVKKYNPKQIKETSYPIMAFSKMHLSPEYGGVSRGLLLSLIFIGLSLIGTASINFVNLATAQALNRGREVGIRKVLGSTKTQLFWQFMGETTFIVLLALVLAGGVFQYGQILVHRFLHGPFRFTFYFSPSVIGWVALVVVMVILLAGLYPALVVAGFRPVVALAGRLTTQQVGGFSLRRGLVTSQFAISQLLLIGLIVVANQLSYVQTKDLGFRKSAILTVNLPNTPAQDLAKLSTFRKLATALPDVGQFSYSMSGPPQSGSTSQTRVRFDTRPQAEPYTPQQTWIDADYVGLYGLKLLAGRNVQPSDTAREALINETFLHRLGFSRPAEVLGKYLHKEGFAPLAIVGVLRDYNQLDLRQGVTPLFMTTLASGFYSANIQLSSPNYSRALRQIEQTYNQVYPDSFFESEFVEQQLQKAYQQEQTMGSLINFFTGVALLIGSMGLYGLVLFMVVQRRKEVGVRKVLGASVGSILWLFSQEFVRLIGIAFLLAAPVGWWVMTNWLANFTYKISLNPFMFLLSLLATVAVVLLTVSFQSVKAAQMNPVKSLRSE
- a CDS encoding aldo/keto reductase, which encodes MQYRQLGKTDLNVSLLSFGASPLGNVFNEVSETESIRAVHTAIDQGINFFDVAPFYGDTLAETRLGKALKNKRDSVFVATKCCRYGNGVFDFSYERVLQSIDESLERLQVDYVDLLTVHDIEFGDRQQVLTEAIPAALAVKEIGKARYVGFSGLPVRYLAQIARQVDVDTVLSWGHYTLLEDEINDELVPLSIEKGFGLMNAAPLMQRILSAAPIPSWQSSPQAVKDIQPKLVALCNEYGLALSDVALNYAVQHPVIATTIVGMSEQRQVEQNLRALQIQIPNELLQRIETLVAPVKNQMWFEGKPENNIPKSNGQHE